A region of Malaciobacter marinus DNA encodes the following proteins:
- a CDS encoding class I SAM-dependent methyltransferase yields the protein MSQENNYRIKYQTIEVGTLDIHLKTLKDKQQFFDKDDIAQKLGISSAQWPIFGILWEAGEVLANLMLTYEIEGKRILELGCGLALASMVLNLRGANITATDYHPEVASFLKYNSLLNSKKDIPYFQASWDDKVSIVEKFDVIIGSDVLYERTHVNLLSSFIELYANEKCEIIIIDPARGNHNAFCRKMETFGFSSRNEKPITDYLPKAFKGKILYLNR from the coding sequence ATGTCTCAAGAAAATAACTATCGAATAAAGTATCAAACTATTGAAGTTGGTACTTTAGATATTCACTTAAAAACTTTAAAAGATAAACAACAATTTTTTGATAAAGATGATATTGCACAAAAACTTGGAATTTCTTCTGCACAGTGGCCAATCTTTGGTATTTTATGGGAAGCTGGGGAAGTATTGGCAAATTTAATGTTAACTTATGAAATAGAAGGTAAGCGTATTTTAGAACTAGGTTGTGGTCTTGCTTTGGCAAGTATGGTTTTAAATTTAAGAGGTGCAAATATAACAGCAACAGATTATCACCCAGAAGTAGCAAGTTTTTTAAAATATAATAGCTTATTAAATAGTAAAAAAGATATTCCATACTTTCAAGCTAGTTGGGATGATAAGGTATCAATTGTTGAAAAATTTGATGTTATTATAGGAAGTGATGTTTTATATGAAAGAACCCATGTAAATTTACTTTCATCTTTTATTGAACTTTATGCAAATGAAAAATGTGAAATAATTATTATAGATCCTGCAAGGGGAAATCATAATGCATTTTGTAGAAAAATGGAAACATTTGGTTTTTCTTCAAGAAATGAAAAACCAATAACAGATTATTTACCAAAAGCTTTTAAAGGTAAAATCCTATATTTAAATAGATAA
- a CDS encoding ribonuclease HI — protein sequence MEKIIYKLFVDGSVNPQKNIGFGAYLFCKELNTCKEQKIFTKKFEDTSSTKLEVQTFIWAVTQIDCSEKFIVYTDCQNILSLLNRREKLQNSNYTTKTGKKVKNEELYKEFFLLYDKYNFEIIKVKGHKKASTKDEIDDCFFLVDKESRAKLRNEIIL from the coding sequence ATGGAAAAAATAATATATAAACTATTTGTAGATGGAAGTGTTAATCCTCAAAAAAATATTGGTTTTGGGGCATATCTTTTTTGCAAAGAGTTAAACACTTGCAAAGAACAAAAAATCTTTACAAAAAAATTTGAAGACACTTCTTCTACAAAATTAGAAGTTCAAACATTTATTTGGGCTGTAACACAAATTGATTGTAGTGAAAAGTTTATAGTTTATACAGACTGTCAAAATATTTTATCACTACTAAATAGAAGAGAAAAGTTACAAAATAGTAATTACACCACAAAAACAGGTAAAAAAGTTAAAAACGAAGAACTTTATAAAGAGTTTTTTTTACTTTATGATAAATATAATTTTGAAATTATAAAAGTAAAAGGGCACAAAAAAGCATCGACAAAAGATGAAATAGATGATTGCTTTTTTTTAGTGGATAAAGAATCAAGAGCTAAATTAAGAAATGAAATAATTTTATAA
- the sfsA gene encoding DNA/RNA nuclease SfsA, protein MKFDKLYEGKLIKRYKRFLADIKLDTGEEITAHVPNSGAMTSCIEQDCPVWVTYHDNPKRKLKYTLELTQMENNLICTNTTVANKIAIEAINNGKIKELQGYDSLKPEQKYGKNSRIDILLESDHDNKKCYVEIKSVSLKLDDTLAFPDAVTSRGTKHLNELRDMVKEGHRAVMLYVIQRTDDKEFKIAKEIDPKYYETFQEVIQEGVEVIVYQSSISKKEINITKSKMLSN, encoded by the coding sequence ATGAAATTTGATAAATTATATGAGGGAAAATTAATAAAAAGATATAAAAGATTTTTAGCAGATATTAAATTAGATACAGGAGAAGAGATAACTGCACATGTTCCAAATAGTGGTGCTATGACTTCTTGTATTGAACAAGACTGTCCAGTTTGGGTTACTTACCATGACAATCCAAAAAGAAAATTAAAATATACATTAGAACTTACACAAATGGAAAACAATTTAATATGTACGAATACAACAGTTGCAAATAAAATAGCAATTGAAGCAATAAATAATGGAAAAATAAAAGAACTTCAAGGTTATGATAGCTTAAAACCAGAACAAAAATATGGTAAAAACAGTAGAATTGATATACTTTTAGAAAGTGACCATGATAATAAAAAGTGCTATGTAGAAATAAAAAGCGTAAGCTTAAAACTTGATGATACATTGGCTTTTCCAGATGCAGTTACAAGTAGAGGCACAAAACATCTAAATGAATTAAGAGATATGGTAAAAGAAGGTCATAGAGCTGTAATGTTATATGTTATTCAAAGAACAGATGATAAAGAGTTTAAAATTGCAAAAGAGATTGATCCTAAATATTATGAAACTTTTCAAGAAGTTATACAAGAAGGAGTTGAAGTAATTGTTTATCAATCATCTATATCAAAAAAAGAGATAAATATAACAAAAAGTAAAATGTTAAGTAATTAA
- a CDS encoding YgaP family membrane protein: MNIYEKIRGICRPIRIIVGVVLITIGVIIQNPWFFLGVIPLLAGVINFCPLCSITKKCSIK, from the coding sequence ATGAATATCTATGAAAAGATTAGAGGAATATGTAGACCAATAAGAATTATAGTAGGAGTAGTACTAATTACTATTGGAGTTATTATTCAAAATCCTTGGTTTTTCTTAGGTGTAATACCTCTATTAGCAGGAGTTATAAACTTCTGTCCTTTATGTAGTATCACTAAAAAGTGCTCAATTAAATAA
- a CDS encoding PQQ-dependent sugar dehydrogenase, producing MKKTIFFVMIILASNLFASFKASKIVEAKSIIWGMDFYDKSKAIVSFKNGFFAILDTNSNTLKYIKKLDVYEKGQAGLLDVKASLNFKNDNTIFFTYVKNINNMGVTTLAKAKLINEKLVNIEDILVTKSATNTTRHFGSRITFDEHHIYFSVGDRGERDNAQTLSNHAGSIIRLNLDGTVPKTNPFFYNKDILKEIYSYGHRNPQGLFYDKNTKILFSNEHGPRGGDEINIIKKAQNYGWPRVSLGKEYWAPISVGKTQEKGLIDPIKHYTPSIAPSSLIVYSGKKYKSLKGALISTALKLTHINIIRLDENLKPIDEKRVFSKLNERIRVVTEDISGNIYFATDSGNIYKIVEVKEKTL from the coding sequence ATGAAGAAGACAATATTTTTTGTTATGATTATTCTTGCAAGTAATTTATTTGCTTCTTTTAAAGCTTCGAAAATAGTTGAAGCAAAAAGCATAATTTGGGGAATGGATTTTTATGATAAGAGTAAAGCAATAGTCAGTTTTAAAAATGGTTTTTTTGCTATTTTAGATACAAATAGTAATACCTTGAAATATATTAAAAAGTTAGATGTATATGAAAAAGGACAGGCTGGGTTACTTGATGTAAAAGCCTCTTTAAATTTTAAAAATGATAATACAATATTTTTTACATATGTTAAAAATATAAATAATATGGGTGTGACTACACTTGCAAAAGCAAAATTAATAAATGAAAAACTTGTTAATATAGAAGATATTTTAGTTACTAAAAGTGCAACAAATACTACAAGACATTTTGGAAGTAGAATAACTTTTGATGAACATCATATCTATTTTAGCGTTGGAGATAGGGGAGAAAGAGATAATGCTCAAACCTTAAGCAATCATGCAGGATCTATTATAAGATTGAATTTAGATGGCACAGTGCCAAAAACTAATCCTTTTTTTTACAATAAAGATATTTTAAAAGAGATTTATAGTTATGGGCATAGGAATCCTCAAGGGCTTTTTTATGATAAAAATACAAAAATCCTTTTTTCAAATGAACATGGTCCAAGAGGTGGAGATGAAATAAACATAATTAAAAAAGCACAAAATTATGGATGGCCAAGAGTATCTTTGGGAAAAGAGTATTGGGCTCCTATTAGTGTAGGTAAAACTCAAGAAAAAGGCTTGATTGATCCTATTAAACATTATACTCCTTCAATTGCACCAAGTTCACTAATAGTTTATAGTGGAAAAAAATACAAAAGTTTAAAGGGTGCATTAATTTCTACAGCATTAAAACTAACTCATATAAATATTATAAGATTAGATGAAAATCTTAAGCCAATAGATGAAAAAAGAGTTTTTAGTAAACTAAATGAAAGAATAAGAGTAGTAACAGAAGATATTTCTGGAAATATATATTTTGCAACTGATAGTGGAAATATATATAAAATAGTAGAAGTTAAAGAGAAAACTCTTTAA
- the hrpB gene encoding ATP-dependent helicase HrpB yields the protein MNKLPIYEILDDLKSKLRTNKTVILQATTGAGKSTVVPTELLNETFLKNKKIIVLEPRRVAARVIANKLAQNLGEKVGQTVGYEIKLDSCVSKQTKILVLTEAILIRKIQANQSIDDIGLIIFDEFHERSIYTDLSLAFSLQIQDYLRDDLKLLIMSATLNSKKLSNFLDAPIITSIAKNYEVKSIYLNPDVKQPSYSDTSLVVDTIYKALRDSKKDILVFLAGVKQINEVRSSLNISEDILVLPLYSNLDKKQQDDAIQEQSKRKVILSTNIAQTSLTIKGVNVVIDTGLEKVSKYDSSNSMNHLNLSFISYESSIQRQGRAGRLENGVCYKLWHESKLLEKTSEPEILRVDLTQTLLELSLWQIDNFDDLNWLDIPNETSILHAKELLISLNMIDKEYKITTFGKKAISLGIHPRFAYMILKANELGFAYEACILASILNANSLQGDILSTFIDCYEKDKNSILLKEARQYFIKLKKFEFIKKEKFSYELLGVLALYAYPDRLAKLREENDTRYKLSNNKGAKLHKDSYLFNEVFLVVVNINAKAKDSFINQALKIEFKHIKKYFSTHIKKEQEVSFDKQNNKLISREVISFLHLQLDVKPCKLDDTKLTKLIINVIKNEGLELLNWDKKSLLLKQRVDFINYHDKSLKFPSFEKKYLLDSLDEWLGIYLSAIKTIEQLKKLDLYNILLNLLSWQQQQILNELVPAFFEAPSGSKIKIDYSNIEVAKLSIKIQEIFGVYETPKVLNNKLALQIELLTPAQRPIQITYDLKSFWENSYDEVRKELRGKYKKHYWPQNPYEAQATNKTKKMMK from the coding sequence ATGAATAAACTACCAATATATGAAATCTTAGATGATTTAAAATCAAAGCTAAGAACAAATAAAACAGTTATTTTACAAGCAACAACGGGTGCAGGTAAAAGTACAGTTGTTCCTACAGAACTTTTAAATGAAACTTTTTTAAAAAATAAAAAAATCATAGTTTTAGAACCAAGACGAGTAGCTGCAAGAGTTATTGCAAATAAATTAGCACAAAATCTAGGTGAAAAAGTAGGGCAAACAGTAGGCTATGAGATTAAACTTGATAGTTGTGTTTCTAAACAAACAAAAATATTAGTTCTAACAGAAGCTATTTTGATTAGAAAAATACAAGCAAATCAAAGTATTGATGATATTGGTTTAATAATTTTTGATGAGTTTCATGAAAGAAGTATTTATACAGATTTGTCATTGGCTTTTTCTTTACAAATACAAGATTATTTAAGAGATGATTTGAAACTTTTAATAATGTCTGCAACATTAAATAGCAAAAAGTTATCTAATTTTTTAGATGCACCTATAATAACTTCAATTGCAAAAAATTATGAAGTAAAAAGTATATATTTAAATCCTGATGTAAAACAACCAAGTTATAGTGATACTTCTTTGGTAGTTGATACTATTTATAAAGCTTTAAGAGATAGTAAAAAAGATATTTTAGTTTTTTTAGCTGGTGTAAAACAGATAAATGAAGTAAGAAGTAGTTTAAATATAAGTGAAGATATCTTAGTATTGCCTTTGTATTCAAATCTTGATAAAAAGCAACAAGATGATGCAATACAAGAACAAAGTAAAAGAAAAGTAATACTCTCAACAAATATTGCACAAACCTCTTTAACTATAAAAGGAGTTAATGTAGTAATTGATACAGGATTAGAAAAGGTTTCAAAATATGATAGTTCAAATAGTATGAACCATTTGAACTTAAGTTTTATTTCTTATGAATCATCTATTCAAAGGCAAGGTAGAGCTGGAAGATTAGAAAATGGAGTTTGTTATAAGTTGTGGCATGAGTCAAAACTTTTAGAAAAAACATCAGAACCAGAGATTTTAAGAGTAGATTTAACACAAACTCTTTTGGAACTTTCTTTATGGCAAATAGATAATTTTGATGATTTAAATTGGTTAGATATACCAAATGAGACATCTATTTTACATGCTAAAGAGCTTTTAATAAGTCTAAATATGATTGATAAAGAGTACAAAATTACAACTTTTGGTAAAAAAGCCATAAGTTTGGGAATTCATCCTAGGTTTGCCTATATGATTTTAAAAGCAAATGAGCTTGGATTTGCTTATGAAGCTTGTATTTTAGCATCAATTTTAAATGCAAATAGTTTACAAGGCGATATCTTATCTACTTTTATAGATTGTTATGAAAAAGATAAAAACTCAATACTTTTAAAAGAGGCAAGACAATACTTTATAAAATTAAAAAAATTTGAGTTTATTAAAAAAGAGAAATTTTCTTATGAGCTTTTGGGCGTATTAGCTTTATATGCTTATCCTGATAGATTAGCAAAGTTAAGAGAAGAAAATGATACAAGATACAAGCTTAGCAATAATAAAGGTGCAAAACTTCATAAAGATAGCTATTTGTTTAATGAAGTTTTTTTAGTTGTAGTTAATATAAATGCTAAAGCAAAAGATTCTTTTATAAATCAAGCTTTAAAAATAGAATTTAAACATATAAAAAAGTATTTTAGTACACATATAAAAAAAGAACAAGAAGTAAGTTTTGATAAACAAAATAATAAACTTATCTCAAGAGAAGTGATTAGTTTCTTACACTTACAATTAGATGTAAAGCCTTGTAAATTAGATGATACAAAATTAACAAAGCTAATAATAAATGTTATAAAAAATGAAGGCTTAGAGTTATTAAATTGGGATAAGAAATCTCTTTTATTAAAACAAAGAGTTGATTTTATAAACTATCATGATAAAAGTCTAAAGTTTCCTTCTTTTGAAAAAAAATATTTATTAGATAGTTTAGATGAATGGTTAGGTATATATTTAAGCGCTATAAAAACAATAGAGCAGTTAAAGAAATTGGATTTATATAATATACTACTTAATCTTTTATCTTGGCAACAACAACAAATTTTAAATGAGTTAGTACCTGCTTTTTTTGAAGCACCAAGTGGTTCAAAGATAAAAATAGATTACTCAAATATTGAAGTTGCAAAACTAAGTATAAAAATACAAGAGATATTTGGAGTATATGAAACACCAAAAGTTTTAAATAATAAACTTGCTTTACAAATTGAGTTATTAACTCCTGCTCAAAGACCAATACAAATTACTTATGATTTGAAAAGTTTTTGGGAAAACTCTTATGATGAGGTAAGAAAAGAGCTTCGTGGTAAATACAAGAAGCACTATTGGCCACAAAATCCTTATGAAGCACAAGCTACAAATAAAACAAAAAAGATGATGAAATAG
- a CDS encoding peptidylprolyl isomerase encodes MAKQATARHILVNTEKLAKKIQKEINNKEISFEKAAKKFSKCPSGKKGGELGMFKKGDMVKEFDDVVFSKDLNKIHGPVKTQFGFHLIEITGRI; translated from the coding sequence ATGGCAAAACAAGCAACAGCAAGACATATTTTAGTAAATACTGAAAAGTTAGCAAAAAAGATACAAAAAGAGATAAATAATAAAGAAATAAGTTTTGAAAAAGCTGCAAAAAAGTTTTCAAAATGCCCATCAGGCAAAAAAGGTGGTGAACTTGGAATGTTTAAAAAAGGTGATATGGTAAAAGAGTTTGATGATGTTGTATTTAGTAAAGATTTAAATAAAATACATGGACCGGTTAAGACTCAATTTGGATTTCACTTAATAGAAATAACGGGAAGAATTTGA
- a CDS encoding universal stress protein, with the protein MSKVKNVVVAIDTSIMANEVLKRAFDFANKDIELHIVHCIDIPWINKLKEKKDIVLQTKKKLKDNIEKLNKQNKSFKLIVKKGTPSTVIVKEAKKLDAKLIIIGAYSKENLKTKILGSNAHNIAQKSNLPVLIVKNMFVEKYSSAIAFTDLSKVSKKSIRFTQKFFKDLDIKLVHASKKISDFTLDFYKINDQTDFLIKEAKKQKEKQIDKFKKDICINDIEVLEESGSYNEALLSYANKEDKDLVILGSRGVKTASSMLFGSKSSFLMKSVSSDVLVYVPLTK; encoded by the coding sequence ATGAGTAAAGTGAAAAATGTAGTTGTTGCTATTGATACTTCAATCATGGCAAATGAGGTTTTAAAAAGAGCTTTTGACTTTGCAAACAAAGATATTGAATTGCATATTGTTCATTGTATTGATATTCCTTGGATAAATAAATTAAAAGAGAAAAAAGATATAGTCCTTCAAACTAAAAAAAAGTTAAAAGATAATATTGAAAAATTAAATAAACAGAATAAATCTTTTAAATTAATTGTTAAAAAAGGAACACCCTCAACTGTTATTGTAAAAGAAGCAAAAAAATTAGATGCAAAATTAATAATAATAGGTGCATATTCAAAAGAGAATTTAAAAACAAAAATTTTAGGTTCAAATGCTCATAATATTGCACAAAAAAGTAATTTACCAGTTTTAATAGTAAAAAATATGTTTGTAGAAAAGTATAGTAGTGCAATTGCATTTACTGATTTATCTAAAGTATCTAAAAAAAGTATAAGATTTACACAAAAGTTTTTTAAAGATTTGGATATAAAGCTTGTGCATGCTTCTAAAAAAATAAGTGATTTTACATTGGATTTTTATAAAATAAACGACCAAACTGACTTTTTGATTAAAGAAGCAAAAAAACAAAAAGAAAAACAAATTGATAAGTTTAAAAAAGATATTTGTATAAATGATATTGAAGTCTTAGAAGAGTCAGGTTCATATAATGAAGCTTTACTTTCATATGCAAATAAAGAAGATAAAGATCTAGTTATATTAGGTTCAAGAGGAGTTAAAACAGCAAGTTCTATGTTGTTTGGTTCTAAAAGTTCATTTTTGATGAAATCTGTCTCTTCTGATGTGTTAGTTTACGTTCCACTTACAAAATAA
- a CDS encoding EAL domain-containing protein, translating to MSMKNSKNIQEVDFIAILKNYNFSLDDGKKLASLHDIIVKYEDSLIIKFYEFIFNFEYAKSFLKDKDTLKRHEEGIKNWYKNLFCGKYELSYFENLNFISEVHVRIGLPAHYVNAAFSFIRGFLIEVLISENKIGFIDSLNKIIDINLDILTLSYRQVEQSKLLKDVLFLKKVVESGSIEPYLQAIFNTKTMKIEKYESLMRLIDISSFEAYSVFPYLEVSKKIKLYEKMMRMMIEKTFLFFNDKEVEFSINLSYEDISNKSFIDFLYKMISSFKRPSNIIFEILETDFIEDFDIVVEFTKSVRMYGCKIAIDDFGSGFSSMENILKLKPEYIKIDGSLIKNLHISKESQTLVKNITNIAKDLNCKTVAEYVHCKEVFTIVKELNVDYLQGFYLHKPEKL from the coding sequence ATGAGCATGAAAAACAGTAAAAATATACAAGAAGTAGATTTTATAGCTATTTTAAAAAATTATAATTTTTCATTAGATGATGGAAAAAAACTTGCTTCTTTACATGATATTATTGTCAAATATGAAGATAGTCTAATAATAAAATTTTATGAGTTTATTTTTAATTTTGAATATGCTAAAAGTTTTTTAAAAGATAAAGATACTTTAAAAAGACATGAAGAGGGAATTAAAAATTGGTATAAGAATCTTTTTTGTGGAAAATATGAACTTTCATATTTTGAGAATTTGAATTTTATTAGTGAAGTACATGTTCGTATTGGTTTACCTGCACATTATGTAAATGCTGCTTTTAGTTTTATTCGTGGCTTTTTAATTGAAGTTTTGATTAGTGAAAATAAGATTGGATTTATTGATTCTTTAAACAAAATTATTGATATAAATCTTGATATTTTAACTTTATCTTACAGACAAGTTGAACAATCAAAACTTTTAAAAGATGTGCTTTTTTTAAAAAAAGTTGTAGAAAGTGGTTCCATTGAACCATATTTGCAAGCTATCTTTAATACAAAGACTATGAAGATTGAAAAATATGAGAGTCTAATGAGATTGATTGATATCTCATCTTTTGAAGCATATTCTGTTTTTCCTTATTTAGAGGTTTCAAAAAAAATAAAACTTTATGAAAAAATGATGAGAATGATGATAGAAAAAACTTTTCTTTTTTTCAATGATAAAGAAGTAGAGTTTAGCATTAATTTATCTTATGAAGATATCTCAAATAAATCGTTTATTGATTTTTTATATAAAATGATTAGTTCTTTTAAAAGACCATCAAATATAATTTTTGAAATTTTAGAAACAGATTTTATTGAAGATTTTGATATTGTAGTAGAATTTACAAAATCTGTTCGAATGTATGGGTGTAAAATTGCAATTGATGATTTTGGTAGTGGTTTTTCTAGTATGGAAAATATTTTAAAATTGAAGCCAGAATATATAAAAATTGATGGCTCTCTTATAAAAAACTTGCATATATCAAAAGAGTCTCAGACTCTAGTAAAAAATATAACAAATATAGCAAAAGATTTAAATTGTAAAACAGTAGCTGAGTATGTACATTGTAAAGAAGTTTTTACAATAGTAAAAGAACTAAATGTAGATTATTTACAAGGTTTTTATCTTCATAAGCCTGAAAAACTCTAA
- a CDS encoding lysophospholipid acyltransferase family protein, which produces MAIYAMYLTNKYGIKLKKTKTSKEKMDLRLNYSEELLSKLNIKVQIENKDKIPTQGQYLLISNHRSIIDPLIIEQTLKDSDIKGYWVAKKELYNSSFFGTFTRNAGTILLDRESNNMSSFFKKTKEVVKNNQSIFIFPEGTRNKENTPISSFKEGSRIIALKNRLDILPVFIKSNANDILKEAIEKRTENLIIEIKIGNIISYKDKTSLEENYKKQFNLD; this is translated from the coding sequence ATGGCAATATATGCTATGTACTTAACCAATAAGTATGGAATAAAGCTAAAAAAAACTAAAACTTCTAAAGAAAAAATGGATTTAAGATTAAATTATTCAGAAGAACTTCTATCAAAACTAAATATAAAAGTACAAATAGAAAACAAAGACAAAATACCAACTCAAGGACAATACTTATTGATTTCAAATCATAGAAGTATAATTGACCCTTTAATAATTGAACAAACTTTAAAAGATAGTGATATAAAAGGGTATTGGGTTGCAAAAAAAGAGTTATACAACTCATCATTTTTTGGAACATTCACAAGAAATGCTGGTACAATTTTACTTGATAGAGAATCTAATAATATGTCTTCTTTCTTTAAAAAAACAAAAGAAGTAGTAAAAAATAATCAATCAATATTTATTTTTCCAGAAGGTACTAGAAATAAAGAAAATACTCCAATTAGTAGTTTTAAAGAAGGCTCAAGAATAATTGCTCTTAAGAATAGACTTGATATTTTACCTGTTTTTATAAAATCAAATGCAAATGATATTTTAAAAGAAGCAATTGAAAAAAGAACAGAAAATTTAATTATTGAAATTAAAATAGGGAATATTATTAGCTATAAAGATAAAACTTCACTTGAAGAAAATTACAAAAAGCAGTTTAATTTAGATTAA
- a CDS encoding alpha/beta fold hydrolase: MKEKIYLIPGLMTDERLWQRITPLLKEYELIHIPIPAITDFDKMNEFLKKKFESEKKVNLLGFSLGGYIATYFAIKNPSFINRLFIVGGTPSGTNETEIKRRKQKLLQIEKKGFSTLSYEKALSLVEEKNKNDEELINIMIDMFTKLGEHEFTSQLTSTFYRKDLHDELKDLKFLIYYFFSNKDRLLNHESIEKLEQMNLEHIKVILRDGTSHNIPLEDPLTLTKYIKEWMKSRLI; the protein is encoded by the coding sequence ATGAAAGAGAAGATTTATTTAATTCCTGGGCTTATGACAGATGAAAGACTTTGGCAAAGAATTACTCCTTTATTAAAAGAGTATGAGTTAATTCATATTCCTATTCCTGCAATTACAGATTTTGATAAAATGAACGAGTTTTTAAAAAAGAAATTTGAAAGTGAAAAAAAAGTAAATCTTTTGGGTTTTTCTCTTGGAGGATATATTGCAACATATTTTGCAATTAAAAATCCAAGTTTCATAAATAGGCTTTTTATTGTTGGAGGAACGCCAAGTGGTACAAATGAAACAGAAATAAAAAGAAGAAAACAAAAACTTCTTCAAATAGAAAAAAAAGGTTTTTCTACACTTTCTTATGAAAAAGCACTCTCTTTGGTAGAAGAAAAAAATAAAAATGACGAAGAATTAATCAATATTATGATTGATATGTTTACAAAGCTTGGTGAACATGAGTTTACTTCTCAGCTTACAAGTACTTTTTATAGAAAAGACTTACATGATGAGTTGAAAGATTTGAAGTTTTTAATTTATTATTTTTTTAGTAATAAAGATAGACTTTTAAATCATGAATCTATTGAAAAACTAGAGCAAATGAACTTGGAACATATAAAAGTCATATTAAGGGATGGCACAAGTCATAATATTCCTTTAGAGGATCCTTTAACTTTAACAAAATATATAAAAGAGTGGATGAAAAGCAGATTAATCTAA
- a CDS encoding DUF6172 family protein, whose amino-acid sequence MIDKFKQRETMKKVFKLEDEKKHPDRVIEAIKHEVRKYIKREKKKTLPEGVDFWKFECKSAIDDEEVKEIDFLEITKAIDEASIKKAKTLYLEIIATNGYKEKKENNEETETE is encoded by the coding sequence ATGATTGATAAATTTAAGCAAAGAGAAACTATGAAAAAAGTATTTAAATTAGAAGATGAAAAAAAGCATCCTGATAGAGTTATAGAAGCAATAAAGCATGAAGTTAGAAAGTATATAAAAAGAGAAAAAAAGAAAACTTTACCTGAGGGTGTTGATTTTTGGAAGTTTGAATGTAAAAGTGCAATTGATGATGAAGAAGTAAAAGAGATTGATTTTTTAGAAATCACAAAAGCAATTGATGAAGCTTCTATTAAAAAAGCAAAAACTTTATATTTAGAGATTATTGCAACAAATGGTTATAAAGAAAAAAAAGAGAATAATGAAGAGACTGAAACAGAATAA
- a CDS encoding DUF3144 domain-containing protein, giving the protein MNNKEAFVQRADEHIILANKQMSEKMITPGEASASFMYGLARFNAWVAATDFDSAQDMKDSKEEIIEYFTKEYKNLLAQHIDEHIESFDFTNKK; this is encoded by the coding sequence ATGAATAATAAAGAAGCATTTGTACAAAGAGCTGATGAACATATAATCTTAGCAAACAAACAAATGAGTGAAAAGATGATAACTCCAGGAGAAGCTAGTGCTTCTTTTATGTATGGATTAGCAAGATTCAATGCATGGGTTGCAGCAACAGATTTTGATTCGGCACAAGATATGAAAGATTCAAAAGAAGAGATTATAGAATACTTTACAAAAGAGTATAAAAATCTATTGGCACAACATATAGATGAGCATATTGAATCATTTGATTTTACAAATAAAAAGTAA
- a CDS encoding N-acetyltransferase — translation MIREFKNKDMNDILDIWLSVSIKAHSFVKSSYWQSQVKNMRDIYIPSAKTFVILKDYKIVGFYSLYENTLAAIFVKNEFQGLGLGKKLLEHAKEQTDELFLTVYKKNTSSYNFYLSQGFKVIKEQIDEGSLEYEYKMRFER, via the coding sequence GTGATTAGAGAGTTTAAAAATAAAGATATGAATGATATTTTGGATATCTGGTTAAGTGTTTCTATTAAGGCGCACAGTTTTGTTAAAAGTTCTTACTGGCAATCTCAAGTAAAAAATATGAGAGATATTTATATACCAAGCGCAAAAACTTTTGTTATTTTAAAAGATTATAAAATAGTTGGTTTTTACTCATTATATGAAAATACTTTAGCTGCAATCTTTGTAAAAAATGAGTTTCAAGGATTAGGATTGGGGAAAAAACTTTTAGAACATGCCAAAGAACAAACAGATGAACTTTTTTTAACTGTTTATAAAAAAAATACTTCTTCTTATAATTTTTATCTTTCACAAGGTTTTAAAGTTATAAAAGAACAAATTGATGAGGGTAGTTTGGAGTACGAATATAAAATGAGATTTGAAAGATAG